The following proteins come from a genomic window of Flavobacterium eburneipallidum:
- a CDS encoding trigger factor, translated as MDIKRVAVDAVNETIVMTVVHMDYKGQVAKRINEKMPLAQVKGFRKGAVPKDLVEKQYGREIKKEEVKKVVDLALERYIQSERLNLLGTPLAKENEELDWSAEELTFEFEIGLVPNFEIDLDAKNDIVKYVVTADDKLIDGQVERIQKQFGNAIPQEVVVEGSDIKGIFTNEAEGIGNETTISLSVFKDKATADKFIGKKVGDVVTVNTSGLFEDDHQLMDYLKVGHDNVHGLAIDVDFTIEAITVSEPAELNQELFDKLFGAGNVASLEDLKAKIKEDAESQFAQQADQKLLGDVTEFLIENTKFDLPAEFLKKWLQTVGEKKLSPEEAEVEYARSEKGLRFQLIEGKALAQNDIKITFDDLKTFTSKNIRQQMAQFGQTNPTDEEVQGIVARVLSNQEEVKRLSDQVVAEKLLEIFKEKANPTTKEVTYEEFIAASYGE; from the coding sequence ATGGATATTAAAAGAGTAGCAGTAGACGCAGTAAACGAAACAATTGTAATGACAGTTGTTCACATGGATTACAAAGGTCAAGTAGCCAAAAGAATAAACGAAAAAATGCCTTTGGCACAAGTAAAAGGTTTTAGAAAAGGAGCTGTGCCTAAAGATCTTGTTGAAAAACAATATGGTAGAGAAATTAAGAAAGAAGAAGTTAAAAAAGTAGTTGATTTAGCTTTAGAGCGTTACATTCAATCGGAAAGATTAAATCTTTTGGGAACTCCTTTAGCTAAAGAAAATGAAGAATTAGATTGGTCAGCAGAAGAATTGACTTTCGAGTTTGAAATCGGTTTGGTGCCTAATTTCGAAATTGATTTAGATGCTAAAAATGACATCGTAAAATATGTAGTTACGGCCGATGATAAATTAATCGACGGACAAGTGGAGCGCATCCAAAAACAATTTGGAAATGCAATTCCTCAAGAAGTGGTTGTTGAAGGATCTGATATTAAAGGTATTTTTACTAATGAAGCAGAAGGAATCGGAAACGAAACTACTATTTCATTATCAGTTTTCAAAGACAAAGCTACTGCTGATAAATTTATTGGTAAAAAAGTAGGTGATGTTGTAACGGTAAACACAAGTGGTTTATTCGAAGACGATCATCAATTGATGGATTATTTGAAAGTAGGTCACGATAACGTTCACGGTTTAGCAATTGATGTTGATTTCACTATCGAAGCCATTACTGTTTCAGAGCCAGCGGAATTGAACCAAGAATTATTTGACAAATTATTTGGCGCTGGAAATGTAGCTTCACTAGAAGACTTGAAAGCAAAAATCAAAGAAGATGCCGAGTCTCAATTTGCTCAACAAGCGGATCAAAAATTATTAGGTGATGTAACGGAGTTTTTAATCGAAAACACCAAATTCGATTTACCAGCTGAATTCCTTAAAAAATGGTTGCAAACTGTAGGTGAAAAAAAATTATCTCCAGAAGAAGCTGAAGTAGAATATGCGCGTTCTGAAAAAGGATTGCGTTTTCAATTGATAGAAGGAAAAGCATTGGCTCAAAATGACATCAAAATCACTTTTGACGATTTGAAAACTTTTACTTCAAAAAACATCCGTCAGCAAATGGCACAATTCGGGCAAACTAATCCTACTGACGAAGAAGTTCAAGGAATTGTAGCAAGAGTTTTGTCTAATCAAGAAGAAGTGAAAAGACTTTCAGACCAAGTAGTTGCAGAAAAATTATTGGAAATCTTCAAAGAGAAAGCAAATCCAACAACTAAAGAAGTGACTTACGAAGAATTTATTGCTGCGTCTTACGGAGAATAA
- the bamA gene encoding outer membrane protein assembly factor BamA — protein MRLSLVIKKESVDLEKQVNKLNNFLVLQKSIKIVFGLLILGSFSQMKAQERVPFDQGKKYILAKVDVVGKISFNENTVVTFAGLEKGQEITVPGEEISNAIKKLGKLGLFDEISFYVNRIENDSIYLDLNVEELPKLNEVKIVGVSKSKMEGLIKDNGLTKTKVVNENLITTTKNYIENKYKKDGFFNTKVTINTVIDTAEVNMVNMLVKIDKGSKIKIKEIDFEGNKELNDKTLRGAMKDTKQKKLLTLKSSKFIKEKYKDDLDKVIAAYKEKGYRDARILSDTVSYDKDAKALMVKVKVEEGNKYRFGNIKFLGNTVYSDEGLSAMLGIKKGDTYNGVLLEKRIADKTKPDGEDITNLYQNNGYLFSTINTVETRTANDSIDFEIRITEGPIAYFNKITVTGNDKTNDHVIYRELRTKPGEKYNKELLIRTIREIGQLGFFDPETIEPQFKNVDAAAGTVDINYPLTEKGASQIELQGGYGGGGFIGTLGLSFNNFSARNLFKKEAYKPLPMGDGQKVSLRLQASSFYRTYSASFSEPWFGRQKPVQLNTSISYTSQFYNDFRTQRVDKSRSFNILTLSAGIYKRLSVPDDYFGLSQTISYQHYDLHNYNTGLFTFGDGASRNLAYTIGLTRSNKGVNPIFPTYGAEFSLTGKFTLPYSLFNGVDYANLGNQKEYKYVYSGAQYEGSNGTMVNNGDYLESLPSTTNPTPNSVTNYQDAVADPAKVDQKKYNWLEYYKIKFKADWYTKVYGKLVLRSLVEYGFLGSYNKDRGDIPFERYFLGGDGMQNFSMDGRETIALRGYPNSALTPVNSLGEPIGATIYNKYSLELRYPITLKAAASIYALSFLEAGSSFDKFSNYNPFSLSRSAGVGLRVFMPAFGLLGIDFGYGFDGLPQGDGTLGSKANGWETHFIIGQQF, from the coding sequence ATGAGGCTATCATTAGTTATCAAAAAAGAGAGCGTAGATTTGGAAAAACAAGTGAACAAATTAAATAATTTTTTAGTGTTACAAAAAAGCATAAAAATAGTTTTTGGTCTTTTAATTCTTGGTAGTTTTAGCCAAATGAAAGCCCAAGAAAGAGTTCCTTTTGACCAAGGAAAAAAATACATTTTAGCCAAAGTAGATGTAGTTGGAAAAATCAGTTTCAACGAAAATACCGTAGTCACTTTTGCAGGTCTTGAAAAAGGACAAGAAATTACAGTTCCTGGCGAAGAAATTAGTAACGCTATAAAAAAATTAGGCAAACTAGGTTTATTTGACGAAATTTCATTTTATGTAAACCGAATCGAAAATGACAGTATCTATCTTGACTTGAACGTAGAAGAACTTCCTAAACTAAATGAAGTAAAAATAGTTGGAGTTTCTAAAAGCAAAATGGAAGGTTTAATTAAAGATAATGGACTGACCAAGACCAAAGTAGTCAACGAAAACTTAATTACAACCACCAAAAATTATATTGAAAATAAATATAAAAAAGACGGTTTTTTTAATACCAAAGTTACCATCAATACCGTTATAGACACTGCAGAAGTGAATATGGTAAACATGTTGGTAAAAATTGACAAAGGTTCAAAAATAAAAATCAAAGAAATTGATTTTGAAGGCAACAAGGAATTGAATGACAAAACCTTGCGTGGTGCCATGAAAGATACCAAACAGAAAAAATTGCTAACCCTCAAAAGCTCTAAATTCATCAAAGAAAAATACAAAGACGATTTGGATAAAGTTATTGCAGCCTACAAAGAAAAAGGATACCGCGATGCTAGAATACTATCAGACACTGTTTCGTATGACAAAGATGCCAAAGCTTTGATGGTAAAAGTAAAAGTTGAAGAAGGAAACAAATACCGTTTTGGAAACATCAAATTTCTTGGAAACACTGTTTATTCAGATGAAGGACTTTCAGCAATGTTAGGCATCAAAAAAGGAGATACTTACAATGGTGTCCTTCTTGAAAAAAGAATTGCCGACAAAACAAAACCTGATGGAGAAGATATTACCAATTTATACCAAAACAACGGGTATTTATTCTCGACCATCAACACTGTAGAAACCAGAACAGCCAATGATTCTATCGATTTTGAAATTAGAATCACCGAAGGTCCTATTGCTTATTTCAACAAAATTACAGTTACCGGAAATGATAAAACGAATGACCATGTAATTTATAGAGAATTAAGAACCAAACCAGGCGAAAAATACAACAAAGAATTATTAATAAGAACCATTCGTGAAATTGGACAATTGGGATTTTTTGACCCAGAAACAATTGAGCCACAGTTCAAAAATGTGGATGCAGCTGCAGGAACAGTAGATATTAATTATCCTTTGACTGAAAAAGGAGCTAGCCAAATCGAACTTCAAGGAGGTTATGGCGGTGGTGGTTTTATTGGAACGTTAGGACTGTCATTCAACAATTTTTCGGCTAGAAATTTATTCAAAAAAGAAGCTTACAAACCACTTCCGATGGGAGACGGACAAAAAGTATCGTTGCGATTGCAAGCCAGTTCTTTTTACAGAACCTATAGTGCCTCGTTTTCTGAACCATGGTTTGGCAGACAAAAACCAGTGCAATTAAACACTTCTATATCCTATACAAGTCAATTTTATAATGATTTTAGAACCCAAAGAGTTGATAAAAGTAGAAGCTTTAATATCTTGACATTATCAGCAGGAATTTACAAAAGATTGAGTGTACCTGATGATTATTTTGGATTATCTCAAACTATCAGTTATCAACACTATGATTTGCACAATTACAACACAGGCCTATTTACCTTTGGAGATGGAGCCTCAAGAAACTTGGCATACACTATAGGATTAACTAGAAGTAACAAAGGTGTAAACCCGATTTTCCCGACTTATGGTGCTGAATTCAGTTTGACTGGAAAATTCACCTTGCCTTACTCTTTGTTTAACGGAGTAGATTATGCTAATTTAGGCAATCAAAAAGAATATAAATATGTATATTCAGGAGCGCAATATGAAGGTTCGAATGGTACAATGGTAAACAATGGCGATTATCTTGAAAGCTTACCTAGTACCACTAACCCAACACCTAACAGTGTTACGAATTACCAAGATGCAGTAGCCGACCCTGCAAAAGTAGATCAAAAGAAATACAACTGGTTAGAATATTACAAAATCAAATTCAAAGCCGATTGGTACACCAAAGTCTATGGAAAACTAGTTCTTCGATCATTAGTTGAATACGGATTCTTGGGATCTTATAACAAAGACAGAGGCGACATTCCGTTTGAAAGATACTTTTTAGGAGGTGATGGTATGCAAAACTTTTCTATGGATGGTAGAGAAACCATTGCTTTGAGAGGATACCCAAACAGTGCTTTAACACCTGTAAATAGTTTAGGAGAACCAATTGGAGCAACGATATACAACAAATATTCATTAGAATTGCGTTATCCAATAACCTTAAAAGCAGCAGCGTCGATTTATGCACTAAGTTTCCTTGAAGCAGGTTCCTCTTTTGACAAATTCTCTAACTACAATCCATTTTCATTAAGTCGTTCAGCGGGTGTAGGATTGAGAGTATTTATGCCTGCCTTTGGATTATTAGGAATTGATTTTGGTTATGGTTTTGATGGATTACCACAAGGCGACGGAACACTTGGATCTAAAGCCAATGGCTGGGAAACCCATTTTATCATTGGACAACAATTTTAA
- a CDS encoding phage holin family protein, which yields MKLLIRIIITSILVLLIAHFMTGVHIKDFVTALLVAVVLGLLNLFIKPIFVVLTLPFTIFTLGLFLLVINAIIILLCTYIVGGFKVDSFFTALIFSVVLSLSQSILFAIVGKDK from the coding sequence ATGAAACTACTTATCCGAATTATTATCACATCAATTTTAGTGTTGCTTATTGCTCATTTTATGACTGGTGTTCATATCAAAGATTTTGTTACTGCGCTACTTGTTGCGGTTGTTTTAGGATTGCTTAACTTGTTTATAAAACCAATATTTGTAGTATTGACACTGCCTTTTACCATTTTTACATTGGGCTTGTTTTTACTGGTGATTAATGCTATAATTATTTTGTTATGCACCTATATTGTTGGCGGATTTAAGGTTGATTCCTTTTTTACGGCACTGATTTTCAGTGTGGTATTGTCGTTGTCGCAGTCCATTTTATTTGCTATTGTAGGTAAAGATAAATAG
- a CDS encoding NAD kinase, producing MKVAIYGKYYLNSTEPIINDIFEFFTNNNVEMVIESYFLSVLYEKKIIDKEYKTFSSHTELDSSFDMLISIGGDGTILRAAALVRDSGVPILGINAGRLGFLATVQKENIDEFMQFIIEKKYTISKRTLLSLSTSLKNDAIEEINFALNEISVSRKDSTSMITVETYLNDEFLNSYWADGLIIATPTGSTGYSMSCGGPILTPDVKSLVVTPIAPHNLNARPLVIPDETEIKLKVSGREEHYLVSLDSRITSVKNETILTIKKTPFQINMIEIPNETFLKTLRGKLFWGEDRRN from the coding sequence ATGAAAGTAGCCATTTACGGAAAATACTATCTTAATAGCACCGAACCTATTATAAACGACATTTTTGAATTTTTCACCAATAACAATGTCGAAATGGTTATCGAATCCTATTTTTTAAGCGTTTTGTACGAAAAAAAAATCATCGATAAAGAATACAAAACATTTTCATCTCACACCGAATTAGACAGTAGTTTTGATATGCTTATCAGCATTGGCGGTGACGGAACAATCTTGCGGGCTGCTGCATTGGTTCGTGATTCTGGTGTTCCTATTTTAGGAATAAATGCTGGACGATTGGGATTTTTGGCAACAGTTCAAAAAGAAAACATTGATGAATTCATGCAATTCATCATCGAAAAGAAATATACCATTTCAAAAAGAACACTATTAAGTCTTTCGACTTCTCTGAAAAATGATGCTATTGAAGAAATTAATTTTGCTTTAAACGAAATTTCAGTGAGTCGAAAAGATTCCACCTCAATGATTACGGTAGAAACCTATCTTAACGACGAATTTTTGAATTCGTATTGGGCTGACGGTTTAATAATAGCAACCCCAACAGGATCTACAGGATATTCCATGAGTTGTGGCGGACCTATTTTAACTCCAGATGTAAAAAGTCTTGTAGTGACACCCATTGCACCTCACAACTTAAATGCACGCCCACTGGTAATTCCTGATGAAACCGAAATCAAACTAAAAGTTTCAGGGCGAGAAGAACATTATTTAGTTTCGCTGGATTCTAGAATTACTTCCGTAAAAAACGAAACTATATTAACCATAAAGAAAACCCCTTTTCAAATCAATATGATTGAAATTCCTAATGAAACTTTTTTGAAAACACTTCGTGGCAAATTATTTTGGGGAGAAGACCGAAGAAATTAA
- a CDS encoding DUF6089 family protein, translating to MNKLFNLFFVLSFCTINAQIHELGVFVGGSNYVGDVGETTYINPNDPAIGFLYKWNKSPRLSYRFSLAGAFITGHDANSDEPSREQRGYTFRKGISEASAGIEFNFFDFNLHDYKAKITPYVHSGLNYLRYRDFSVVPGENRGDKHVGSFAIPMTLGLKSNVLPHFILGIEVGARYTFTDNLDGSNPEDNRFTKFGNLNNNDWYVFSGVTLTYTFGDKPCYCAQ from the coding sequence ATGAATAAACTTTTCAACCTGTTTTTCGTATTGTCTTTTTGTACTATCAATGCCCAAATTCATGAATTAGGTGTGTTTGTTGGCGGGAGCAATTATGTAGGTGATGTAGGAGAAACTACTTACATCAACCCTAACGATCCAGCCATTGGTTTTTTATACAAATGGAACAAAAGTCCGAGGCTTTCTTATCGTTTTTCCTTGGCTGGTGCTTTTATTACTGGTCATGATGCAAATTCAGATGAACCCAGCAGAGAACAAAGAGGCTATACCTTTAGAAAAGGCATCAGTGAAGCTTCGGCAGGAATCGAATTTAATTTTTTTGATTTTAATCTACATGATTACAAAGCTAAAATCACACCTTATGTACATTCTGGATTAAATTATTTGAGATACCGTGATTTTTCAGTTGTTCCTGGAGAAAATCGGGGTGATAAACATGTAGGTTCGTTTGCAATCCCAATGACTTTAGGATTAAAATCTAATGTCTTACCTCATTTTATATTAGGAATTGAAGTTGGAGCTAGATATACATTTACCGATAATTTAGACGGAAGCAATCCAGAAGACAATAGATTTACTAAATTTGGAAACTTAAATAACAATGATTGGTATGTTTTTTCGGGAGTAACGCTAACCTACACCTTTGGAGACAAACCTTGCTATTGCGCACAATAG
- a CDS encoding alpha/beta fold hydrolase, producing the protein MLYSKIEGEGKPLLIIHGFLGMSDNWKTMGTQFATDGFQAHLLDLRNHGKSFHSDEFNYELMAQDVLDYCQANNLEKVSIIGHSMGGKTAMLFATKYPAMVEKLIVADIGPKFYPQHHQVIFDALNAVDFSKKPSRNEVEAIMSQYITDFGTRQFLLKSLYWQEPGQLAFRFNLAVFNANKDEIGKPLPENAIFNNPTLFIRGGNSNYILDEDFENIQQHFPDSKLETIPNVGHWLHAENPKLFYEISSSFLK; encoded by the coding sequence ATGTTGTACTCAAAAATAGAAGGCGAGGGCAAGCCACTTTTAATCATTCATGGATTTCTAGGAATGTCTGACAATTGGAAAACAATGGGAACGCAATTTGCTACCGATGGATTTCAGGCGCATTTATTGGATTTGCGCAATCATGGTAAAAGTTTTCATTCGGATGAGTTCAATTACGAACTAATGGCTCAAGATGTTTTGGATTATTGCCAAGCTAATAATCTCGAAAAAGTTAGCATAATTGGACATTCGATGGGAGGGAAAACAGCCATGCTTTTTGCAACAAAATATCCCGCAATGGTCGAAAAATTAATAGTTGCTGATATTGGTCCAAAATTTTATCCGCAACACCATCAAGTTATTTTTGATGCGTTGAATGCGGTCGATTTTTCTAAAAAACCAAGTCGAAATGAAGTCGAAGCAATTATGTCGCAATACATCACCGATTTTGGAACCCGACAATTTCTATTAAAAAGTTTGTACTGGCAAGAGCCAGGACAATTAGCCTTCCGCTTTAATTTAGCAGTTTTTAATGCTAATAAAGACGAAATAGGAAAACCACTTCCCGAAAATGCGATTTTCAATAATCCAACACTTTTTATTCGTGGCGGCAATTCGAATTATATTTTAGATGAAGATTTCGAGAATATTCAACAGCATTTTCCAGATTCAAAACTAGAAACTATCCCGAATGTTGGGCATTGGCTTCACGCCGAAAACCCAAAACTCTTTTATGAAATATCGAGTTCGTTTTTGAAATAA
- a CDS encoding pyridoxine 5'-phosphate synthase, whose product MTKLSVNINKIATLRNARGGNVPDLLKVAADIQKFGGQGITIHPRPDERHIRYQDARDLKAIVCTEYNIEGNPQHNFIDLVLECKPEQVTLVPDAIGAITSSAGWDTVKNQAYLAEVIQEFQRNGIRTSIFVDPIAEMIEGAKKTGTDRIELYTEAFAHQYSLGNKNGIDPYVKSAILANELELGINAGHDLSLDNIQFFKQNIPGLLEVSIGHALIAEALYLGLENVVNMYLQKLK is encoded by the coding sequence ATGACAAAGTTAAGTGTAAATATTAACAAAATAGCAACTTTACGCAACGCTCGTGGCGGAAATGTACCTGATTTATTAAAAGTAGCCGCCGATATTCAAAAATTTGGGGGTCAAGGAATTACAATTCATCCAAGACCAGACGAAAGACACATTCGCTATCAGGATGCTCGTGATTTGAAAGCTATTGTTTGCACTGAATATAATATTGAGGGAAATCCGCAACATAATTTTATCGATTTGGTGTTGGAATGTAAACCAGAACAAGTGACTTTAGTTCCTGATGCTATTGGAGCAATTACTTCTTCAGCTGGTTGGGATACTGTGAAAAATCAAGCCTATTTAGCCGAAGTGATTCAGGAATTTCAACGCAACGGAATCCGAACTTCTATTTTTGTAGATCCCATTGCTGAAATGATTGAAGGCGCTAAAAAAACAGGAACAGATAGAATTGAATTGTACACCGAAGCTTTTGCGCATCAATACAGTTTAGGAAACAAAAACGGAATAGATCCTTATGTGAAATCGGCAATTTTGGCTAATGAATTGGAATTAGGAATCAATGCGGGTCACGATTTGAGTTTAGATAATATTCAGTTTTTTAAACAAAATATACCTGGTTTATTAGAAGTTTCTATTGGTCATGCCTTGATTGCGGAAGCTTTGTATCTCGGATTGGAGAATGTAGTGAATATGTATTTGCAAAAACTGAAATAA
- a CDS encoding isoprenyl transferase, giving the protein MNLLEKIDTNHLPKHLAIIMDGNGRWAKQQGYLRAMGHENGSQSVKDIIETCSNLGIENLTLYTFSSENWSRPKIEVEILMKILVKTLTKDIKMLQKNNIKLNAIGNLEKLPEKVRKVVFEAIEKTKDSTKMTLTLALSYGAREEIVNAVRNISDKVKNNIISIDSIDDSIINEHLYTQNLPEVDLLIRTSGEHRISNFLLWQIAYAELYFTDVLWPDFKEQDLYEAIISYQKRERRFGKTSEQIK; this is encoded by the coding sequence ATGAATTTACTAGAAAAAATAGACACAAACCACTTACCCAAGCATTTAGCTATTATCATGGATGGCAATGGTCGTTGGGCAAAACAACAAGGATATTTACGTGCTATGGGTCATGAAAACGGATCACAATCCGTAAAAGACATCATAGAAACCTGTTCTAATTTAGGCATAGAAAATCTTACTTTATATACTTTTTCAAGCGAAAACTGGAGCAGACCCAAAATTGAAGTCGAAATACTAATGAAGATATTAGTAAAGACTTTGACCAAGGACATCAAAATGCTTCAAAAAAACAACATCAAGCTAAACGCTATTGGTAATTTAGAAAAACTACCAGAAAAGGTTAGAAAAGTAGTATTTGAGGCTATAGAAAAGACCAAAGACAGTACTAAAATGACCCTCACATTAGCCTTAAGTTATGGCGCTAGAGAGGAAATCGTAAATGCTGTAAGAAACATAAGCGATAAAGTTAAAAATAATATAATTTCAATAGACTCTATTGACGATTCAATTATAAATGAGCATCTTTACACGCAAAATTTACCCGAGGTAGATTTATTAATACGAACAAGTGGAGAGCATAGAATAAGTAACTTTTTGTTATGGCAAATAGCCTACGCAGAATTATATTTTACTGATGTATTATGGCCAGACTTTAAAGAACAAGATTTGTATGAGGCTATCATTAGTTATCAAAAAAGAGAGCGTAGATTTGGAAAAACAAGTGAACAAATTAAATAA
- a CDS encoding CBS domain-containing protein: MTEITNYITNDFKAIDSQETIGAVQEFFDDLTFSHFPIIEEEIYIGSIASNDIETFDSNKKVSDYKYSLEGFFARNNMIWLDVLEVFAKNNTNLIPVLDEKNKYIGYYEMSDIIKFFNETPFLSEQGKIIIIRKKDIDYSASQISQIVESNDGKLLGLFVSATDADSIEITLKISIGPVNEIIQAFRRYDYEIISDHNEDSYITTLKERSDYLDKYLNI, from the coding sequence ATGACTGAAATCACAAACTATATTACCAATGATTTTAAAGCAATTGACAGCCAAGAAACTATCGGGGCGGTTCAAGAATTTTTTGATGATTTGACTTTTTCTCATTTTCCCATAATTGAAGAAGAAATATACATTGGCAGCATCGCTTCGAATGATATTGAAACTTTTGATAGCAACAAAAAAGTATCTGATTACAAATACTCCCTAGAAGGTTTTTTTGCCAGAAACAACATGATTTGGCTTGATGTTTTGGAAGTTTTTGCCAAAAACAACACTAATTTAATTCCCGTTTTAGACGAAAAGAACAAATACATTGGGTATTATGAAATGAGTGACATCATTAAATTTTTTAATGAAACTCCTTTTTTGAGCGAACAAGGAAAAATTATTATTATCAGAAAAAAAGACATTGATTATTCAGCAAGTCAAATTTCCCAAATTGTAGAAAGCAACGATGGAAAATTATTAGGGTTATTTGTATCAGCAACCGATGCAGACAGCATTGAAATAACACTAAAAATAAGCATTGGACCAGTAAACGAAATCATTCAAGCCTTTAGAAGATATGATTACGAAATAATATCAGACCATAATGAAGATAGCTATATTACCACTTTAAAAGAACGATCGGATTATCTAGACAAATACCTTAATATATAA
- the clpP gene encoding ATP-dependent Clp endopeptidase proteolytic subunit ClpP, with product MNYGKEFKKFATKHQGVNAMYYDKIVAAMNPTNMTPYIIEERQLNISQLDVFSRLMMDRIIFLGTGIDDQIANIVQAQLLFLESADASKDIQIYLNSPGGSVYAGLGIYDTMQYIKPDVATICTGMAASMGAVLLCAGAAGKRSALPHSRVMIHQPSGGAQGVATDMEINLREMLKLKDELYHIISQHSGQTFDKVHKDSERDYWMIADEAKEYGMIDEVLRR from the coding sequence ATGAACTACGGTAAAGAATTTAAAAAATTTGCTACAAAACACCAAGGTGTAAACGCAATGTACTACGACAAAATCGTAGCGGCAATGAATCCAACTAATATGACCCCTTATATTATTGAAGAGCGTCAGTTGAATATTTCTCAATTGGATGTTTTTTCAAGATTGATGATGGACAGAATTATCTTCTTGGGAACAGGAATCGATGATCAAATTGCCAACATCGTTCAAGCGCAGTTATTATTTTTGGAAAGTGCCGATGCTTCTAAAGACATTCAAATTTACTTGAATTCTCCAGGAGGAAGCGTTTACGCAGGATTGGGAATTTATGATACCATGCAATACATCAAACCAGATGTAGCTACCATTTGTACAGGAATGGCAGCTTCTATGGGAGCAGTGCTGTTATGTGCTGGAGCAGCTGGAAAACGTTCAGCATTGCCGCATTCAAGAGTAATGATTCACCAACCATCAGGCGGAGCACAAGGTGTGGCGACTGATATGGAAATCAACTTGCGTGAAATGTTGAAACTAAAAGATGAATTGTACCATATTATTTCACAACATTCAGGACAAACTTTTGATAAAGTACATAAAGACAGCGAGCGCGATTATTGGATGATTGCTGACGAAGCCAAAGAATACGGAATGATTGATGAAGTGTTAAGAAGATAA